The nucleotide sequence CCGTGCTGGTGCAGGGTCAAGGGGCTGTTTGCGCCGCGCGGCGGCACGCGCATCCACGTGTTTGCCGAAACGTTCAAGGACGGCATGCCCGAAGAGCAGAACCGCCTTGTGCGCGAAGCCGTGGCCGCGTGGAAGTCAGAGCCTGATCCGCACCGTCCGTAGGCGCGTCTGGCGTCGCCCCCGGCGGTGATGGATGCCCTGAACTTTTGCAGGACTGCAACGAGGAACAATGATCGCTTCTGACAGCGGCGGCACACAAGGGCAGCGTAGCGAGGCCCCGGATGACGCTTCCGGCGCAGCCGGAAACGGCTCTCGGCCTGCGGGCGGCTTTGCCCGCACGGCGGCCCTGCTGGGCGGTTTTGCCCTTGTTTCGCGGGTGCTCGGGCTGTTGCGCGACATGAGCATGGCCTGGCTTGTGGGCGGCGGCGCTGCCGCCGACGCGCTGGTGGCGGCCATGCGCCTGCCCCATGTGCTGCGCCGCATGCTGGGCGAGGGGTCGCTTTCCATGACCCTGACGGCCAGTCTGGTGCACCTGGAGCGTCATAGCCCAGCCCCTGGGCAGGCCTTTTCGCAGGCTGGCCGCAACCGGGGCATGCGTTTGCTGGCCCGTGCCCTGGCCATAAGGCTGGGGCTTGTGCTGGCGCTGCTTACCGCGCTGGGGCTGGTTGCGGCGCCGTGGCTTACAGACGTGCTGGCCCCCGGTTTTTACGGGCCGGAGCGGCACGAGGCCATACATCTGCTGCGCATCTGCCTGCCCTATACGCTGGCGGCGGGCATGGCGGCTCTGGGTATGGCCCTGCTGCACAGCCTTGGGGTGTTCTGGCTGCCTGCGGCATCTCCCGCTCTGTTCAACATTGTTATTCTGCTGTTTGCGGCTGCGGCTGCGGTGGGTCTGCTGCCCGCCGCGCCCGCGCTGGCTGTGGGCATGCTGTGCGGCGGCCTTGCCCAGTGGTTTGCCCAGTGGCTGGCTGTGCGGCGGCTGTTGCCTGACCAGACAGACGGGCAGCCGGAGTGTCGAAATCAGCATGAAAATCAGGATCTGGCGACGCTGCGCGCGCGGGCGGCGTCCCTTGCCTGGGGCTGCCTGCGGCGTGTGCCCGCCGGGCTGCTTGGCGCCTCTGCCCCGCAGCTGGCCATGCTGGCCGCCATGTCGCTGGCATCAAGCCTGGGGCGGGGGCAGGTGGCGGCCCT is from Desulfovibrio desulfuricans and encodes:
- the murJ gene encoding murein biosynthesis integral membrane protein MurJ; translation: MIASDSGGTQGQRSEAPDDASGAAGNGSRPAGGFARTAALLGGFALVSRVLGLLRDMSMAWLVGGGAAADALVAAMRLPHVLRRMLGEGSLSMTLTASLVHLERHSPAPGQAFSQAGRNRGMRLLARALAIRLGLVLALLTALGLVAAPWLTDVLAPGFYGPERHEAIHLLRICLPYTLAAGMAALGMALLHSLGVFWLPAASPALFNIVILLFAAAAAVGLLPAAPALAVGMLCGGLAQWFAQWLAVRRLLPDQTDGQPECRNQHENQDLATLRARAASLAWGCLRRVPAGLLGASAPQLAMLAAMSLASSLGRGQVAALYYAERLLELPLGLVGVCLGMASLPTLSRLAAARDFSLFSVQLGTALRLTLLLSLPATAGLWAVGPRLVEGLLRHGAFGDSAAYETGLALWAYLPGLPAFAVNRSLLAACNALGEARRTAASAVWAVAATLAVGAALVHSFSGSLGVMAPALAVSLGLWLQCGFLLYVLRSGLKRNFLHASAGWACLPAAGAVARQLAAAAVTALSAWQLLELLRGRGVWLELALAILGGAAAWLACLLIMRDGDALTAARAMVYRLRGRPHKQ